The proteins below are encoded in one region of Carettochelys insculpta isolate YL-2023 chromosome 32, ASM3395843v1, whole genome shotgun sequence:
- the LOC142004982 gene encoding olfactory receptor 1C1-like → MYFFLGNMSFLEICYISTTLPRLLASLLTGERTISVKGCLGQIYFFGVFAAVESLLLAAMSYDRYLAICHPLRYAALMNGRVCCQLVAGSWISSFLGCTTISSLLWQLTFCDSKEIDHIFCDLTPLIKLSCDDTQTVQLLAFTIASIGSLVPCLLTLTSYICIITTILRIPSTTGRQRAFSTCSSHLIVVSVFYGTVIAVYVFPTNTPEILHKLFSLVYAVLTPMINPVIYSLRNKEVNESLRKTFLKWFLSETRIKA, encoded by the coding sequence ATGTACTTCTTTCTGGGGAACATGTCATTCCTGGAGATCTGTTACATCTCCACCACCCTGCCCAGGCTGTTGGCCAGTCTCCTGACCGGAGAAAGGACCATTTCTGTTAAGGGCTGCCTTGGGCAGATATATTTTTTTGGTGTCTTTGCAGCTGTGGAATCTCTGTTGCTTGCAGCAATGTCCTACGATcggtatttagcgatatgccaCCCCCTTCGTTATGCTGCTCTGATGAATGGCCGGGTTTGTTGCCAGCTAGTGGCAGGTTCCTGGATAAGTAGCTTTCTGGGCTGCACAACAATAAGTAGTCTTTTGTGGCAATTAACGTTCTGTGAttccaaagaaattgaccatATCTTTTGCGATTTAACACCCCTGATAAAACTCTCCTGTGATGACACCCAGACTGTCCAATTGTTGGCATTTACTATTGCTTCCATAGGGTCACTTGTCCCTTGTCTGCTCACCCTGACATCCTACATTTGTATCATCACCACCATCCTAAGAATCCCATCTACCACTGGGAGGcaaagggccttttccacctgctcctcccacctcattgtTGTTTCGGTTTTCTATGGGACCGTGATTGCTGTCTATGTGTTTCCAACAAACACTCCCGAAATCTTACACAAACTATTCTCCCTCGTCTATGCAGTCCTGACTCCCATGATCAATCCAGTCATCTACAGCCTGAGAAATAAGGAGGTCAATGAGTCCCTGAGAAAAACCTTTTTAAAGTGGTTTCTTTCAGAAACCAGAATAAAAGCTTAA